The Castanea sativa cultivar Marrone di Chiusa Pesio chromosome 11, ASM4071231v1 genome contains a region encoding:
- the LOC142615350 gene encoding uncharacterized protein LOC142615350 isoform X2: protein MEKGVQRWVVDISKWDPSPHDFCSVLSLLPQHQRSFVTRFVRMEDRKRALVSQLLQYALVHEVLGIPFDEITINRTLEGKPYLGNDNAGLEFPNFNFNVSHHGDYVAIASEPLCLVGLDIVSYDIPPKETVLEFIQNFSSYFSSLEWDNIVNAGSCDGILAEFYRYWCLKEAYVKAIGSGLAYGLDKVEFLHTRWTNISVKINGEDTREWRFWLFELGKGHWASIARGHPRSATESYRKTLQGSEFNLEEYHKGLHLPNVDFVSRTIEELISVLHGEAYKIPGDERLGASLLSYREIGILFANHLYVRVEG from the exons ATGGAGAAGGGAGTCCAGAGATGGGTAGTGGACATATCAAAGTGGGACCCATCTCCCCATGACTTCTGCTCTgtcctctctcttctccctcaACATCAACGCTCCTTTGTTACAAG GTTTGTGAGAATGGAGGATAGAAAACGGGCACTCGTGAGCCAATTGCTTCAGTATGCTCTTGTACATGAAGTGCTGGGAATCCCCTTTGATGAAATCACCATAAATCGCACATTGGAGGGCAAGCCATATCTG GGAAATGATAATGCTGGCTTGGAATTTcccaattttaatttcaatgtATCCCATCATGGTGACTATGTGGCTATAGCATCTGAACCTTTGTGCCTTGTAGGGTTGGACATAGTTTCTTATGACATTCCCCCAAAGGAGACAGTTCTAGAATTCATTCAGAACTTCTCCTCATACTTTTCAAGTTTGGAATGGGATAATATAGTGAATGCCGGCTCTTGTGATGGTATTTTGGCTGAGTTTTATAG ATATTGGTGTTTGAAAGAAGCATATGTCAAAGCAATAGGAAGTGGACTGGCATATGGGTTGGACAAAGTGGAGTTTCTTCACACTAGGTGGACCAACATATCTGTCAAAATTAATGGGGAGGATACAAGGGAATGGAGATTTTGGCTTTTTGAGTTGGGAAAAGGACATTGG GCATCGATTGCAAGAGGACACCCTAGATCAGCCACTGAGAGTTACAGGAAAACATTACAAGGGAGTGAGTTTAATTTAGAGGAATATCATAAGGGTCTTCATCTTCCCAATGTAGATTTTGTGTCACGAACCATAGAAGAATTAATTTCAGTCTTGCATGGAGAAGCTTATAAGATACCTGGTGATGAAAG GCTGGGGGCTTCTCTTTTATCTTACCGAGAGATAGGAATTCTGTTTGCCAATCACTTATATGTCAGAGTTGAAGGGTAA
- the LOC142615350 gene encoding uncharacterized protein LOC142615350 isoform X1, which translates to MEKGVQRWVVDISKWDPSPHDFCSVLSLLPQHQRSFVTRFVRMEDRKRALVSQLLQYALVHEVLGIPFDEITINRTLEGKPYLGNDNAGLEFPNFNFNVSHHGDYVAIASEPLCLVGLDIVSYDIPPKETVLEFIQNFSSYFSSLEWDNIVNAGSCDGILAEFYRYWCLKEAYVKAIGSGLAYGLDKVEFLHTRWTNISVKINGEDTREWRFWLFELGKGHWASIARGHPRSATESYRKTLQGSEFNLEEYHKGLHLPNVDFVSRTIEELISVLHGEAYKIPGDESRLGASLLSYREIGILFANHLYVRVEG; encoded by the exons ATGGAGAAGGGAGTCCAGAGATGGGTAGTGGACATATCAAAGTGGGACCCATCTCCCCATGACTTCTGCTCTgtcctctctcttctccctcaACATCAACGCTCCTTTGTTACAAG GTTTGTGAGAATGGAGGATAGAAAACGGGCACTCGTGAGCCAATTGCTTCAGTATGCTCTTGTACATGAAGTGCTGGGAATCCCCTTTGATGAAATCACCATAAATCGCACATTGGAGGGCAAGCCATATCTG GGAAATGATAATGCTGGCTTGGAATTTcccaattttaatttcaatgtATCCCATCATGGTGACTATGTGGCTATAGCATCTGAACCTTTGTGCCTTGTAGGGTTGGACATAGTTTCTTATGACATTCCCCCAAAGGAGACAGTTCTAGAATTCATTCAGAACTTCTCCTCATACTTTTCAAGTTTGGAATGGGATAATATAGTGAATGCCGGCTCTTGTGATGGTATTTTGGCTGAGTTTTATAG ATATTGGTGTTTGAAAGAAGCATATGTCAAAGCAATAGGAAGTGGACTGGCATATGGGTTGGACAAAGTGGAGTTTCTTCACACTAGGTGGACCAACATATCTGTCAAAATTAATGGGGAGGATACAAGGGAATGGAGATTTTGGCTTTTTGAGTTGGGAAAAGGACATTGG GCATCGATTGCAAGAGGACACCCTAGATCAGCCACTGAGAGTTACAGGAAAACATTACAAGGGAGTGAGTTTAATTTAGAGGAATATCATAAGGGTCTTCATCTTCCCAATGTAGATTTTGTGTCACGAACCATAGAAGAATTAATTTCAGTCTTGCATGGAGAAGCTTATAAGATACCTGGTGATGAAAG TAGGCTGGGGGCTTCTCTTTTATCTTACCGAGAGATAGGAATTCTGTTTGCCAATCACTTATATGTCAGAGTTGAAGGGTAA